In Candidatus Gracilibacteria bacterium, the sequence CGAGACTGTATACAACCATGGTTTTGTACTAAAGTAGAGAATCCTTTGAAGAATTATTTTCTATAAAAATATACCCTTCACCACGAATATTGCGTATCCATGTATGGAGGGAAAAAGGCTGGAGCGAACGTCTGAGACGAAGTATATGAATCCGTATGTTTCGTCTCGTATCGAAACAAATATCTCACCAAACTTTCCCTGTCAAAAAAGGTTCACTCAAGAGTTTTTCTGCATTCACAAAAAAAAGAGAGAAAATATATTTGTTGGTTTTGGTTAATGAGATTAGTGAATCTTCAAAGAAAAATTCATTCCTATCAACATCGAAACAAATCTTCTTGTACATATACACATTGTCTGTGCAGGAACTTTTTCATTCCATGTGATAGTACTTGAACCAATGCATCACGCGAATCTCGAGTTCTCTCATACGAACGCCCTTTACGATATAATCATTCGCTCCTATGGTGAACGCATTTTGGATTTTCGAAATATCATCTCTTCCACTAATCACAATGATAGGAATAGTGATTCCCGCTTCACGAATGGACTGGATAATATGAAATCCGTCATATGGGTTTCCCGAAGTATTGGGAGCAAGATGAATATCAGTAAGTATGATATCATATCCTTCAATCAGGGAAAACATGCAAAGAAATTCCGAAAATGAATGCACGATGTCAACACGATTCACGAGAGAATTTTTCTGGAATGCCTTCTTCAAGTGTTCAG encodes:
- a CDS encoding response regulator transcription factor, yielding MNILIIEDDCFFAEHLKKAFQKNSLVNRVDIVHSFSEFLCMFSLIEGYDIILTDIHLAPNTSGNPYDGFHIIQSIREAGITIPIIVISGRDDISKIQNAFTIGANDYIVKGVRMRELEIRVMHWFKYYHMEGKSSCTDNVYMYKKICFDVDRNEFFFEDSLISLTKTNKYIFSLFFVNAEKLLSEPFLTGKVWGDICFDTRRNIRIHILRLRRSLQPFSLHTWIRNIRGEGYIFIENNSSKDSLL